In a genomic window of Streptomyces koelreuteriae:
- a CDS encoding acyl-CoA dehydrogenase codes for MDLTYTPDEEDFRARLREWLGTALPTLPPKPSPDDWPARRAYDLGWQRRLHDAGYADVHWDASPTTRLIFLEETEKAGAPYVGANFVGLLHAGPTIAAEGTDGQRARWLPPILRGEEVWCQGFSEPEAGSDLAALRTRAWRDGDHYVVTGSKIWTSHAEVADWCELLVRTDPSAPKHRGITWLALPMDTPGITVRPLRTLAGSAEFAEVFLDEVRVPLANRVGDENDGWRVTMVTLSFERGTAFAGEVVACRRVLTELALQARENGRWDDPALRRRLGRLNAEFRALWRLTQWNVSAAEASGGVPGAGGSVFKLRYSHARQELYDAAADVLGPDRLDLDRPWTLDRLSSLSYTIAAGTSQIQHSIVAERILGLPKGR; via the coding sequence ATGGACCTCACGTACACCCCGGATGAGGAGGACTTCCGGGCCCGCCTGCGGGAGTGGCTCGGCACGGCGCTGCCCACGCTGCCGCCCAAGCCGTCTCCCGACGACTGGCCCGCCCGCCGCGCCTACGACCTCGGCTGGCAGCGCAGGCTCCACGACGCCGGATACGCCGACGTCCACTGGGACGCCTCCCCGACCACCCGGCTCATCTTCCTGGAGGAGACCGAGAAGGCCGGCGCGCCCTATGTGGGCGCCAACTTCGTGGGGCTGCTGCACGCCGGCCCGACCATCGCCGCCGAGGGCACGGACGGGCAGCGGGCGCGCTGGCTGCCGCCGATCCTGCGCGGCGAGGAGGTCTGGTGCCAGGGCTTCAGCGAACCGGAGGCCGGCTCCGACCTCGCGGCCCTGCGCACGCGCGCGTGGCGCGACGGCGACCACTACGTGGTGACCGGCTCCAAGATCTGGACCTCCCACGCGGAAGTCGCCGACTGGTGCGAGCTGTTGGTCCGCACGGACCCCTCGGCGCCCAAGCACCGGGGCATCACCTGGCTCGCCCTGCCCATGGACACGCCCGGCATCACCGTACGACCGCTGCGCACGCTCGCCGGGTCGGCAGAGTTCGCGGAGGTCTTCCTCGACGAGGTGCGCGTGCCGCTCGCGAACCGCGTCGGGGACGAGAACGACGGCTGGCGCGTGACGATGGTGACCCTGTCGTTCGAACGCGGTACGGCCTTCGCGGGCGAGGTCGTCGCCTGCCGCCGCGTCCTCACCGAACTGGCCCTCCAGGCCCGCGAGAACGGCCGCTGGGACGACCCGGCGCTGCGGCGCCGACTGGGCAGGCTCAACGCCGAGTTCCGGGCGCTGTGGCGGCTCACACAGTGGAACGTGAGCGCGGCGGAGGCCTCGGGCGGGGTGCCCGGCGCCGGAGGCTCGGTCTTCAAGCTGCGGTACTCGCACGCCCGCCAGGAGCTCTACGACGCCGCCGCGGACGTCCTCGGCCCCGACCGCCTCGACCTGGACCGCCCCTGGACCCTCGACCGCCTCTCTTCCCTCTCGTACACCATCGCGGCCGGTACCTCCCAGATCCAGCACAGCATCGTCGCCGAGCGGATCCTCGGCCTGCCGAAGGGACGGTGA
- a CDS encoding class I adenylate-forming enzyme family protein: protein MNETPHDLSSSRTLWELVTRRAALTPDRPLFLADDRALTFGGLHTRAERVAAGLYGMGVRPGTVVAWQLPTRMETALLSFALARLGAVQTPVIPFYRDREVGFALRESRAEFFAVPGVWRGFDHGEMARRLGAKGVFEAYADLPDGDPAILPPPPSDGTAVRWIYWTSGTTSDPKGVLHTDRSLIAGGSCLAHALRPSGDDVGSIAFPYAHIGGPDYTVMLLLYGFPAVLFEQFALPDALESYRRHGVTMAGGSTAFYSMFLTEQRKQPGTPVIPTLRLLAGGGAPKPPELYHSVIREMGVQLTHGYGMTEVPMITMGAPDDTPELLATTEGRPPEGMEIRIVDGEVRLRGEAVCRGYLNTGQTAEAFDPDGFLRTGDLGHVTETGHLVLTGRLKDVIIRKGENISAQEIEDLLHRHPSVGDVAVIGLPDAARGELVCAVVEQPPGAEVLTLDAVTAHLRAEGLSVHKLPERLEVVDALPRGETLRKVLKYKLRERYSGE from the coding sequence GTGAACGAGACCCCGCACGACCTGAGTTCGTCCCGCACCCTGTGGGAGCTGGTCACCCGCCGCGCCGCCCTCACCCCGGACCGGCCCCTCTTCCTGGCGGACGACCGCGCGCTGACCTTCGGAGGACTTCACACGCGGGCCGAACGGGTGGCGGCCGGGCTGTACGGCATGGGCGTCCGCCCCGGCACGGTGGTCGCCTGGCAGCTGCCCACCCGGATGGAGACGGCCCTGCTGTCCTTCGCGCTGGCCCGTCTCGGGGCCGTGCAGACGCCGGTGATCCCCTTCTACCGGGACCGCGAGGTGGGCTTCGCGCTGCGCGAGTCGAGGGCGGAGTTCTTCGCGGTGCCGGGCGTGTGGCGCGGCTTCGACCACGGGGAGATGGCCCGGCGGCTGGGCGCGAAGGGCGTCTTCGAGGCGTACGCCGACCTGCCCGACGGCGACCCCGCGATCCTGCCTCCCCCGCCCTCCGACGGCACCGCGGTCCGCTGGATCTACTGGACGTCCGGCACGACCTCCGACCCCAAGGGCGTGCTGCACACGGACCGTTCCCTGATCGCGGGCGGCTCCTGCCTCGCACACGCGCTGCGGCCCTCCGGGGACGACGTGGGGTCGATCGCCTTCCCGTACGCCCATATCGGCGGGCCCGACTACACGGTGATGCTGCTGCTGTACGGCTTCCCGGCCGTCCTGTTCGAACAGTTCGCGCTGCCGGACGCGCTGGAGTCCTACCGCCGACACGGGGTGACCATGGCGGGCGGCTCCACGGCGTTCTACTCGATGTTCCTGACGGAGCAGCGAAAGCAGCCGGGAACCCCCGTGATCCCGACGCTACGACTCCTGGCGGGCGGCGGCGCCCCGAAGCCGCCGGAGCTCTACCACTCGGTGATCCGCGAGATGGGCGTACAGCTCACCCACGGCTACGGCATGACCGAGGTACCGATGATCACCATGGGGGCCCCGGACGACACCCCCGAGCTGCTGGCGACGACCGAGGGACGACCGCCGGAGGGCATGGAGATACGGATCGTGGACGGGGAGGTGCGGTTGCGCGGGGAGGCGGTGTGCCGGGGCTACCTGAACACGGGGCAGACGGCGGAGGCCTTCGACCCCGACGGCTTCCTGCGCACCGGCGACCTCGGCCACGTCACGGAGACCGGCCACCTGGTCCTCACCGGCCGCCTCAAGGACGTCATCATCCGCAAGGGCGAGAACATCTCGGCCCAGGAGATCGAGGACCTCCTGCACCGGCACCCTTCGGTCGGAGACGTGGCGGTGATCGGCCTACCGGACGCGGCACGCGGAGAGCTGGTGTGCGCGGTGGTGGAACAGCCGCCGGGGGCCGAGGTGCTGACCCTCGACGCGGTGACAGCGCATCTGCGCGCCGAGGGCCTGTCCGTGCACAAGCTGCCGGAGCGACTGGAGGTGGTGGACGCGCTTCCGCGGGGGGAGACGTTGCGGAAGGTGCTCAAGTACAAGCTGCGGGAGCGCTACTCAGGCGAGTGA
- a CDS encoding zf-HC2 domain-containing protein, with protein MPSGPGEPDGPEPEPGKPPRIPPPRASVEDSGLPLPALADLGDPTPPPVRPVLEHPVLKALLGAWALAACSAEEAVAVEEHLGECGSCADEARRLREAVGLLQRPESLDLDPSLRTRVLETCLERRPPRIPVPDWAAAYDAETARLDALLQDFGEAEWHAPVRLRWFRADESTSRRTTVAGVIAHLLSVDGLVALALGLDDPLGDVTSRHPTPAARTEAYWEASHFPPTRSVRAPWREQSHNLVRTVSFTGGTAGKMPVPYGDFALPLHDAMLDRAFECWVHAEDIADAVDYPYDPPSPRHLHRMIDLAARMLPTALAHRRQAGLAAPAHHRHLVAAGEPGRSLRLEIEGLGGGEWLIPLDSPAAKGSAEHEVAHVALDGVEFCRLAAGHVPPQEAAAGQLGDREAIRDVLFAAASLSRM; from the coding sequence ATCCCCTCGGGCCCGGGCGAGCCGGACGGGCCCGAGCCGGAGCCGGGGAAGCCGCCGCGGATCCCGCCGCCCCGGGCCTCCGTCGAGGACAGCGGGCTGCCGCTGCCCGCCCTGGCGGACCTCGGCGACCCGACGCCCCCTCCCGTACGGCCCGTGCTGGAGCACCCCGTGCTGAAGGCCCTGCTCGGCGCCTGGGCGCTGGCCGCCTGCTCGGCCGAGGAGGCCGTGGCCGTCGAGGAGCACCTCGGCGAGTGCGGGAGCTGCGCCGACGAGGCACGGCGGCTGCGCGAGGCGGTCGGGCTGCTGCAACGGCCCGAGAGCCTCGACCTGGACCCCTCGCTGCGCACCCGGGTCCTGGAGACCTGCCTGGAGCGCCGCCCGCCGCGCATCCCGGTGCCGGACTGGGCCGCCGCGTACGACGCCGAGACCGCGCGCCTGGACGCCCTGCTCCAGGACTTCGGCGAGGCCGAGTGGCACGCACCGGTACGGCTGCGCTGGTTCCGGGCCGACGAGTCCACGAGCCGCCGTACGACCGTCGCCGGGGTCATCGCGCATCTGCTCAGCGTCGACGGGCTCGTCGCGCTCGCGCTGGGCCTGGACGACCCGCTGGGCGACGTCACGTCCCGGCACCCGACCCCGGCGGCTCGCACCGAGGCGTACTGGGAGGCCTCCCACTTCCCGCCCACCCGGTCCGTGCGGGCGCCCTGGCGGGAACAGAGCCACAACCTCGTGCGCACGGTGTCCTTCACGGGCGGCACCGCCGGGAAGATGCCCGTACCGTACGGCGACTTCGCGCTGCCCCTGCACGACGCGATGCTCGACCGGGCCTTCGAGTGCTGGGTGCACGCCGAGGACATCGCGGACGCGGTCGACTACCCCTACGATCCGCCCTCGCCGCGCCATCTGCACCGCATGATCGACCTGGCGGCCCGCATGCTGCCGACGGCCCTGGCCCACCGCCGCCAGGCCGGCCTCGCGGCCCCCGCCCACCACCGCCACCTCGTGGCCGCCGGCGAACCGGGCCGCAGCCTCCGCCTGGAGATCGAGGGCCTCGGCGGCGGCGAGTGGCTGATCCCCCTCGACTCCCCCGCCGCCAAGGGCTCCGCGGAACACGAGGTGGCCCACGTAGCCCTGGACGGCGTCGAATTCTGCCGCCTGGCAGCAGGCCACGTACCCCCACAGGAAGCGGCAGCAGGCCAACTGGGAGACAGAGAGGCCATCAGAGACGTCCTCTTCGCAGCCGCCTCACTGAGCCGGATGTAA
- a CDS encoding EF-hand domain-containing protein encodes MVSSEYERRIAARFAIFDQDGNGYIDREDFYGAAKALLGEFAVAARSDKGQALYGGAEAFWQGMAGIADRDGDQRITREEFVGGAVKRLRDNPDRFAEIARPFLHAALDIADTDGDGAATLEEVTRVLTCLGAPEDVAHRAAGALDADEDGKVAETEVVPAFARYFTVPE; translated from the coding sequence ATGGTCAGCAGCGAGTACGAGCGCAGGATCGCCGCCCGGTTCGCCATCTTCGACCAGGACGGCAACGGCTACATCGACCGCGAGGACTTCTACGGGGCGGCCAAGGCGCTGCTCGGGGAGTTCGCCGTAGCGGCCCGGTCCGACAAGGGCCAGGCGCTGTACGGCGGCGCGGAGGCGTTCTGGCAGGGCATGGCGGGCATCGCGGACCGCGACGGCGACCAGCGCATCACGCGCGAGGAGTTCGTGGGCGGCGCGGTCAAGCGCCTGCGCGACAACCCCGACCGCTTCGCCGAGATCGCGCGCCCCTTCCTGCACGCGGCCCTGGACATCGCCGACACGGACGGCGACGGCGCGGCCACCCTCGAGGAAGTGACCCGCGTCCTCACCTGCCTCGGCGCCCCCGAGGACGTCGCCCACAGAGCCGCCGGCGCGCTCGACGCGGACGAGGACGGCAAGGTCGCCGAGACCGAGGTCGTACCGGCCTTCGCGCGGTACTTCACGGTGCCGGAGTAG
- the purU gene encoding formyltetrahydrofolate deformylase, translated as MNEQSTTAATPPDQYVLTLSCPDRKGIVHAVSSYLFMTGCNIEDSQQFGDHDTGLFFMRVHFSADAPVSVEKLRASFAAIGDSFQMEWQINRGDQKMRILLMVSKFGHCLNDLLFRARTGALPVEIAGVVSNHTDFAELVGSYDIPFHHIPVTKDTKSEAEGRLLDIVREEGVELVVLARYMQVLSDDLCKALSGRIINIHHSFLPSFKGAKPYHQAHARGVKLIGATAHYVTADLDEGPIIEQEVERVGHDVTPEGLVAIGRDVECQALARAVKWHAERRILPNGRRTVIFA; from the coding sequence ATGAACGAGCAGTCCACCACCGCCGCGACCCCGCCGGACCAGTACGTCCTCACGCTCTCCTGCCCGGACAGGAAGGGCATCGTGCACGCCGTGTCGAGCTACCTCTTCATGACCGGCTGCAACATCGAGGACAGCCAGCAGTTCGGCGACCACGACACGGGACTGTTCTTCATGCGCGTCCACTTCTCGGCGGATGCGCCGGTGTCCGTGGAGAAGCTGCGGGCCAGCTTCGCGGCGATCGGCGACTCCTTCCAGATGGAGTGGCAGATCAACCGGGGCGACCAGAAGATGCGCATCCTGCTGATGGTCAGCAAGTTCGGGCACTGCCTGAACGACCTGCTGTTCCGGGCGCGGACCGGGGCGCTGCCGGTGGAGATCGCCGGTGTGGTGTCCAACCACACGGACTTCGCCGAGCTGGTGGGCTCGTACGACATCCCCTTCCACCACATTCCGGTGACGAAGGACACGAAGTCCGAGGCGGAGGGGCGGCTGCTCGACATCGTGCGTGAGGAGGGTGTGGAGCTGGTCGTTCTCGCCCGGTACATGCAGGTGCTGTCGGACGATCTGTGCAAGGCGCTGTCCGGGCGGATCATCAATATCCACCACTCGTTCCTGCCTAGCTTCAAGGGTGCGAAGCCGTATCACCAGGCTCATGCCCGGGGTGTGAAGTTGATCGGGGCGACGGCTCACTATGTGACGGCTGATCTTGATGAGGGGCCGATCATCGAGCAGGAAGTCGAGCGGGTGGGGCATGACGTGACGCCTGAGGGGCTTGTCGCCATCGGGCGTGATGTGGAGTGTCAGGCGTTGGCTCGGGCTGTGAAGTGGCATGCCGAGCGGCGGATTCTGCCCAATGGGCGGCGGACTGTGATTTTCGCCTGA
- a CDS encoding amidohydrolase family protein, translating into MERATELPRIISVDDHVIEPAHLFETWLPAKYRDRGPRPLTAGIGELAYIAGKYRITMDPDGPPTDWWIYEDLKFPYKRNIAAVGFDRDEMTLEGITREEMRRGCWDPKARLEDMDLNHVEASLCFPSFPRFCGQTFAEAHDKEVALACVRAYNDWMVEEWCGDSGGRLIPLCLIPLWDVELAVAEIRRNAARGVRAVTFSEIPTHLGLPSIHSGYWDPFFAVCQETGTVVNMHIGSSSQMPAASPDAPPAVQASLSFNNAMASMMDFLFSGVLVRYPRLKLAYSEGQMGWIPYALERADDVWEEHRAWGGVRDTIPEPPSTYYYRQIYCCFFRDKHGVASLDVVGRDNATFETDYPHVDSTFPHTKEVALDHVKGLDDETVYKLMRGNAIRMLDLDLDK; encoded by the coding sequence ATGGAGCGCGCGACCGAACTGCCCCGCATCATCAGCGTCGACGACCACGTGATCGAGCCCGCCCACCTCTTCGAGACGTGGCTGCCGGCCAAGTACCGCGATCGCGGCCCCCGGCCCCTGACCGCGGGCATCGGTGAACTCGCCTACATCGCGGGCAAGTACCGCATCACCATGGACCCGGACGGCCCGCCCACCGACTGGTGGATCTACGAGGACCTGAAGTTCCCGTACAAGCGCAACATCGCCGCCGTCGGCTTCGACCGCGACGAGATGACCCTGGAGGGCATCACCAGGGAGGAGATGCGGCGCGGCTGCTGGGACCCGAAGGCCCGCCTGGAGGACATGGACCTCAACCATGTCGAGGCGTCCCTCTGCTTCCCGTCCTTCCCGCGCTTCTGCGGCCAGACCTTCGCCGAGGCGCACGACAAGGAGGTCGCCCTGGCCTGTGTGCGCGCCTACAACGACTGGATGGTCGAGGAGTGGTGCGGGGACAGCGGTGGGCGGCTCATCCCGCTCTGCCTGATCCCGCTGTGGGACGTCGAACTGGCCGTCGCGGAGATCCGGCGCAACGCCGCGCGCGGAGTGCGGGCGGTGACCTTCTCCGAGATTCCCACCCATCTCGGGCTGCCGTCCATCCACTCCGGCTACTGGGACCCGTTCTTCGCGGTCTGCCAGGAGACCGGGACCGTCGTGAACATGCACATCGGGTCCTCGTCCCAGATGCCCGCCGCCTCCCCCGACGCCCCGCCCGCCGTCCAGGCCTCGCTCAGCTTCAACAACGCGATGGCCTCGATGATGGACTTCCTCTTCAGCGGGGTCCTGGTGCGGTACCCGCGCCTCAAACTCGCCTATTCCGAGGGCCAGATGGGCTGGATCCCCTACGCCCTGGAACGCGCCGACGACGTCTGGGAGGAGCACCGCGCCTGGGGCGGCGTCCGCGACACGATCCCCGAGCCGCCGTCCACGTACTACTACCGGCAGATCTACTGCTGCTTCTTCCGCGACAAGCACGGGGTCGCCTCGCTCGACGTCGTAGGCCGCGACAACGCCACCTTCGAGACCGACTACCCGCACGTCGACTCGACCTTCCCGCACACCAAGGAAGTCGCCCTCGACCACGTCAAGGGCCTCGACGACGAGACGGTCTACAAGCTGATGCGCGGCAACGCGATCCGCATGCTCGACCTGGATCTCGACAAGTAG
- a CDS encoding STAS domain-containing protein, with protein MVVTFKVTGGEHGEWSVLQVSGELDLVTSPVLRQRVHDVVAEGHHCLVLDLSEVFFCDSSGVGVLIAARRLIRSCQGRLRLVLPARGAADGSHVNRVLGALGVRRLFDVYGDVDAALGDEGEPLSA; from the coding sequence GTGGTGGTGACCTTCAAAGTGACCGGCGGTGAGCACGGCGAATGGTCCGTGCTCCAGGTGTCCGGCGAACTGGATCTGGTGACCTCGCCGGTGCTGCGTCAGCGTGTGCACGACGTAGTGGCCGAGGGGCACCACTGTCTTGTCCTCGACCTGTCCGAGGTGTTCTTCTGCGATTCCAGCGGCGTCGGCGTGCTCATCGCCGCCCGTCGTCTGATCCGCTCCTGCCAGGGCCGGCTGCGGCTGGTGCTGCCCGCCCGGGGCGCGGCCGACGGGTCCCATGTCAACCGGGTCCTCGGCGCGCTGGGCGTACGCAGGCTGTTCGACGTGTACGGCGATGTGGACGCGGCCCTGGGTGACGAGGGCGAACCCCTGTCCGCGTGA
- a CDS encoding sigma-70 family RNA polymerase sigma factor, with amino-acid sequence MAKKDVPPRWDRKMQQRLARGEAAALGELYDRFASLVHGLAHRVLGDERAADGITREVFVHVWEHPDTYDPRQGPLRTWVATLTHRLAVQRLRATETAALARDGSGTAEELEHRVRRASVAARADYIVQSMPVPLRSALERAYFQRRDYRQTATDLGITEDEARRRLRLGLQLLSTAHETEPPGAPPGHGGAV; translated from the coding sequence ATGGCGAAAAAGGACGTACCGCCCCGCTGGGACCGCAAGATGCAGCAGCGGCTCGCCCGCGGTGAGGCCGCCGCCCTGGGCGAGCTCTACGACCGGTTCGCCTCCCTCGTGCACGGCCTCGCCCACCGCGTCCTCGGCGACGAACGCGCGGCCGACGGCATCACCCGCGAGGTCTTCGTCCACGTCTGGGAACACCCGGACACCTACGACCCCCGGCAGGGCCCGCTGCGCACCTGGGTCGCCACCCTGACCCACCGCCTGGCCGTACAGCGCCTGCGCGCCACCGAGACCGCCGCCCTCGCCCGCGACGGCTCCGGCACCGCGGAGGAGCTGGAGCACCGGGTGCGCCGCGCCTCGGTCGCCGCCCGCGCCGACTACATCGTCCAGTCCATGCCGGTCCCGCTGCGCTCGGCCCTGGAGCGGGCCTACTTCCAGCGCCGCGACTACCGCCAGACCGCCACCGACCTCGGCATCACCGAGGACGAGGCCCGCCGCCGACTGCGCCTCGGCCTTCAGCTCCTGTCAACCGCCCACGAGACCGAGCCACCCGGCGCACCGCCCGGGCACGGGGGTGCGGTGTGA